A window from Hemicordylus capensis ecotype Gifberg chromosome 2, rHemCap1.1.pri, whole genome shotgun sequence encodes these proteins:
- the LOC128343375 gene encoding major histocompatibility complex class I-related gene protein-like isoform X1, with protein MWVIFSLLTAASVIPLAPALSGSSWHSLHHLYLGVSEPIQALPLFTQLGYVDDQLITYYNDSTRRVQPRVPWMEKAEDAQFWEWETHFAKDAEFFFQLALPTLQDRYNQSGGLHTWQCLVGCEMSKDGKQTGRYMQCGYDGRDFISLDKETFTWTAADDMAQLTKKLWEGEWNVAQDWRPYLEEKCIERLKNYLHYGEETLLRREPPTVKVTHKVGHDGWENHTCQAYGFYPKQINITWRKDGKVWEQNTSRGGVSPSLDGTYNSWVHIEIDSKDRDHYRCHVEHIGLLKPLDLALEDPALWPVEVTQAVIMMIVAVVLQLAVSFLHIASVPMQFLVVPFLVVFVLHLVLLFLSAFQILQISSSEFRSFPTIGGGCEGGCDCQQKLNRVILGRKQGPS; from the exons GCTCCTCTTGGCACTCTCTACACCATCTTTACCTGGGGGTGTCAGAACCCATTCAGGCTCTGCCCTTGTTCACTCAGCTGGGCTATGTGGACGACCAACTCATCACTTACTATAACGACAGCACAAGGAGGGTTCAGCCTAGGGTCCCCTGGATGGAGAAAGCTGAGGATGCCCAGTTCTGGGAGTGGGAGACCCATTTTGCCAAGGATGCTGAGTTTTTTTTCCAGTTAGCTCTTCCAACCCTGCAGGATCGCTACAACCAGAGTGGAG GGCTTCATACCTGGCAGTGCCTGGTTGGCTGTGAGATGAGCAAAGACGGGAAGCAGACCGGAAGGTACATGCAGTGTGGCTATGATGGGAGGGACTTTATCAGCCTGGACAAAGAGACCTTCACCTGGACAGCAGCTGATGACATGGCCCAGCTGACCAAGAAGCTGTGGGAAGGTGAATGGAATGTTGCCCAAGATTGGAGGCCCTACCTGGAGGAGAAATGCATTGAGAGGCTGAAGAACTACCTTCACTATGGGGAAGAGACTCTGCTGAGGAGAg AACCTCCAACCGTGAAAGTGACACACAAAGTGGGCCATGATGGCTGGGAAAACCACACCTGCCAAGCTTATGGCTTCTACCCCAAGCAAATCAACATCACCTGGAGGAAAGATGGGAAGGTCTGGGAGCAGAACACATCCCGTGGGGGTGTCTCCCCCAGCTTGGATGGGACCTACAACTCATGGGTCCACATTGAGATTGACTCCAAGGATAGGGACCACTACCGGTGCCATGTGGAACACATTGGCCTGCTAAAGCCTCTAGACTTGGCCTTGGAGGATCCTG CCTTGTGGCCTGTGGAGGTCACACAGGCAGTCATCATGATGATTGTGGCTGTTGTTTTGCAGCTGGCTGTGTCTTTCTTACACATTG CCTCTGTGCCGATGCAGTTCCTTGTGGTACCTTTCTTGGTGGTCTTTGTTCTCCACCTTGTGCTGCTGTTTCTGAGTGCCTTCCAAATCT TGCAGATCTCCAGTTCAGAATTCAGATCATTCCCTACAATTGGAGGAGGCTGTGAGGGAGGATGTGACTGCCAACAGAAGCTGAACAGAGTGATCCTGGGAAGAAAACAAGGCCCTTCCTAG
- the LOC128343375 gene encoding major histocompatibility complex class I-related gene protein-like isoform X3 — translation MPPPPAFPGSSWHSLHHLYLGVSEPIQALPLFTQLGYVDDQLITYYNDSTRRVQPRVPWMEKAEDAQFWEWETHFAKDAEFFFQLALPTLQDRYNQSGGLHTWQCLVGCEMSKDGKQTGRYMQCGYDGRDFISLDKETFTWTAADDMAQLTKKLWEGEWNVAQDWRPYLEEKCIERLKNYLHYGEETLLRREPPTVKVTHKVGHDGWENHTCQAYGFYPKQINITWRKDGKVWEQNTSRGGVSPSLDGTYNSWVHIEIDSKDRDHYRCHVEHIGLLKPLDLALEDPALWPVEVTQAVIMMIVAVVLQLAVSFLHIASVPMQFLVVPFLVVFVLHLVLLFLSAFQILQISSSEFRSFPTIGGGCEGGCDCQQKLNRVILGRKQGPS, via the exons GCTCCTCTTGGCACTCTCTACACCATCTTTACCTGGGGGTGTCAGAACCCATTCAGGCTCTGCCCTTGTTCACTCAGCTGGGCTATGTGGACGACCAACTCATCACTTACTATAACGACAGCACAAGGAGGGTTCAGCCTAGGGTCCCCTGGATGGAGAAAGCTGAGGATGCCCAGTTCTGGGAGTGGGAGACCCATTTTGCCAAGGATGCTGAGTTTTTTTTCCAGTTAGCTCTTCCAACCCTGCAGGATCGCTACAACCAGAGTGGAG GGCTTCATACCTGGCAGTGCCTGGTTGGCTGTGAGATGAGCAAAGACGGGAAGCAGACCGGAAGGTACATGCAGTGTGGCTATGATGGGAGGGACTTTATCAGCCTGGACAAAGAGACCTTCACCTGGACAGCAGCTGATGACATGGCCCAGCTGACCAAGAAGCTGTGGGAAGGTGAATGGAATGTTGCCCAAGATTGGAGGCCCTACCTGGAGGAGAAATGCATTGAGAGGCTGAAGAACTACCTTCACTATGGGGAAGAGACTCTGCTGAGGAGAg AACCTCCAACCGTGAAAGTGACACACAAAGTGGGCCATGATGGCTGGGAAAACCACACCTGCCAAGCTTATGGCTTCTACCCCAAGCAAATCAACATCACCTGGAGGAAAGATGGGAAGGTCTGGGAGCAGAACACATCCCGTGGGGGTGTCTCCCCCAGCTTGGATGGGACCTACAACTCATGGGTCCACATTGAGATTGACTCCAAGGATAGGGACCACTACCGGTGCCATGTGGAACACATTGGCCTGCTAAAGCCTCTAGACTTGGCCTTGGAGGATCCTG CCTTGTGGCCTGTGGAGGTCACACAGGCAGTCATCATGATGATTGTGGCTGTTGTTTTGCAGCTGGCTGTGTCTTTCTTACACATTG CCTCTGTGCCGATGCAGTTCCTTGTGGTACCTTTCTTGGTGGTCTTTGTTCTCCACCTTGTGCTGCTGTTTCTGAGTGCCTTCCAAATCT TGCAGATCTCCAGTTCAGAATTCAGATCATTCCCTACAATTGGAGGAGGCTGTGAGGGAGGATGTGACTGCCAACAGAAGCTGAACAGAGTGATCCTGGGAAGAAAACAAGGCCCTTCCTAG
- the LOC128343375 gene encoding major histocompatibility complex class I-related gene protein-like isoform X4, translating into MEKAEDAQFWEWETHFAKDAEFFFQLALPTLQDRYNQSGGLHTWQCLVGCEMSKDGKQTGRYMQCGYDGRDFISLDKETFTWTAADDMAQLTKKLWEGEWNVAQDWRPYLEEKCIERLKNYLHYGEETLLRREPPTVKVTHKVGHDGWENHTCQAYGFYPKQINITWRKDGKVWEQNTSRGGVSPSLDGTYNSWVHIEIDSKDRDHYRCHVEHIGLLKPLDLALEDPALWPVEVTQAVIMMIVAVVLQLAVSFLHIASVPMQFLVVPFLVVFVLHLVLLFLSAFQILQISSSEFRSFPTIGGGCEGGCDCQQKLNRVILGRKQGPS; encoded by the exons ATGGAGAAAGCTGAGGATGCCCAGTTCTGGGAGTGGGAGACCCATTTTGCCAAGGATGCTGAGTTTTTTTTCCAGTTAGCTCTTCCAACCCTGCAGGATCGCTACAACCAGAGTGGAG GGCTTCATACCTGGCAGTGCCTGGTTGGCTGTGAGATGAGCAAAGACGGGAAGCAGACCGGAAGGTACATGCAGTGTGGCTATGATGGGAGGGACTTTATCAGCCTGGACAAAGAGACCTTCACCTGGACAGCAGCTGATGACATGGCCCAGCTGACCAAGAAGCTGTGGGAAGGTGAATGGAATGTTGCCCAAGATTGGAGGCCCTACCTGGAGGAGAAATGCATTGAGAGGCTGAAGAACTACCTTCACTATGGGGAAGAGACTCTGCTGAGGAGAg AACCTCCAACCGTGAAAGTGACACACAAAGTGGGCCATGATGGCTGGGAAAACCACACCTGCCAAGCTTATGGCTTCTACCCCAAGCAAATCAACATCACCTGGAGGAAAGATGGGAAGGTCTGGGAGCAGAACACATCCCGTGGGGGTGTCTCCCCCAGCTTGGATGGGACCTACAACTCATGGGTCCACATTGAGATTGACTCCAAGGATAGGGACCACTACCGGTGCCATGTGGAACACATTGGCCTGCTAAAGCCTCTAGACTTGGCCTTGGAGGATCCTG CCTTGTGGCCTGTGGAGGTCACACAGGCAGTCATCATGATGATTGTGGCTGTTGTTTTGCAGCTGGCTGTGTCTTTCTTACACATTG CCTCTGTGCCGATGCAGTTCCTTGTGGTACCTTTCTTGGTGGTCTTTGTTCTCCACCTTGTGCTGCTGTTTCTGAGTGCCTTCCAAATCT TGCAGATCTCCAGTTCAGAATTCAGATCATTCCCTACAATTGGAGGAGGCTGTGAGGGAGGATGTGACTGCCAACAGAAGCTGAACAGAGTGATCCTGGGAAGAAAACAAGGCCCTTCCTAG